The Chloroflexota bacterium nucleotide sequence GGCCTTGACGCCTGTCCCGGGATTGAACGCCTCGCGTGACAACCAAGCCCGCCAATCCGCCGGCCGATCCGCGGCAGCCGAACGCCGGCCCGGAATCCACCCACCAGGCGGACCCGGAGCCGCTCCCTCGCCGGCATATCGTCTTGACCATGGGCGGGCTCATGCTCGCCATGTTTCTGGCGTCGCTGGACCAGACGATCGTCAGCACGGCCATGCCGCGCATCGTCGCCGACCTGGGCGGCTTCGACCGGTTTACCTGGGTCACCACGGCCTATCTGGTCGCATCCACCACCGTGGTGCCCATCGCCGGGCGGTTGTCGGATCTCTACGGGCGCAAGGCGTTCTTCCTCGGCGGCATCTGCATCTTCCTGGTTGGGTCGGTGCTGGCCGGCCTGAGCCAGTCGATGAACCAGCTCATCGCCTTCCGCGCCATCCAGGGCATCGGCGGCGGCAACATCATGGCCATGTCCCTGATCACCGTGGGCGATCTCTTCTCGCCCGCGGAGCGCGGCAAGTACCAAGGCGTCGTGGCCGGAGTCTTCGGCATCTCGTCGGTGATCGGCCCCACCCTGGGCGGCTTCATCACCGACAGCCTGTCGTGGAACTGGGTCTTCTACGTCAACATGCCCCTGGGCCTGCCGGTGGTTGCCCTGTTCATTCGCTTCTTCCCCAACATCCGGCCGGCGGGACGGATGCATCGGCTGGACTACGCCGGCATGGCGCTCTTGGTCCTGATCGTGGTGCCGCTGCTCATCGGCCTGTCGTTGGGCGGCGTTCAGTACGAATGGTTCTCGCTCCAGGTCATCGGCGTCCTCGCCTTCGCCGCCGTGATGACCCTGGTCTTCGTGGTGGTGGAGCGGCGGGCGAGCGACCCCATCATGCCGCTGAGCATCTACTCCAACCGCGCCGTGAGCGTCTCACTCGTCGCGGTATTCCTGACCGGATTCGGCATGTTCGGGTCCATCATCTTCATTCCGCTGTTCTTCCAGGGCGTGTTGGGGGCGTCGGCGACCAGCAGCGGCTCGTTCCTCACGCCGATGATGCTGGGCATGGTGGTGGCCGCCGGGCTTTCCGGCCAGGCCCTCTCACGCCTGGGCGGGCACTACCGAATGCAAGGCCTGGTAGGCATCGTCGTCATGGGAGTTGGCATTGCGCTCATCTCCCGCATGACCGCCGATACGTCGTTCGGACAGGCGGTGGCGAGCATTGTCATCACGGGCATCGGGCTCGGCATCACCTTCCCCAGCTTCACCATCGCGGTGCAGAACGCCATCCCGCCCAATCAGCTCGGCGCCGCAACTGCGGCGACGCAGTTCTATCGCTCCGTGGGCGGCGCCTTGGGCCTGGCGGTGCTCGGGTCATACATGGCCAACCGCTTCGCGACGGGGCTCGACGACGCGCTGCCACCGCCGATTCGGCAGGCGCTGCCCGAGGGCCAGCTCGCCGAGATGTCCAACAATCCGCAGGCGCTGGTGAATCCCGAGGCCCTGGATCAGCTCCAGACCGCGTTCGCCGACCGCGGGCCGCAGGGCGCCGCGATGCTAGAGCAGCTGCTCACGGCCCTGCGCGAGACGCTGGCGTCGGCCATCGGCGACGTATTCCTGGTGGTGACCGTGGCGCTGGCCGTCGCATTCGTGGTGACGATCTTTCTCAAGGAAGTCCCATTGCGCACGCGCAGGCCGGGAGTGCGACCTGACTGAACTGCGCCGAGGGTCGAACGGCCGCGCATCGGTGCGGGCGGTGGTCTTCGATCTCTTCAACACGCTTACCGCGCCGGTCGATCGCGGGGCGTTCCACACCTCGGCCAAGGAGATGGCCCGAGCCGTCGGCGTGGACCCAGATGCTTTCAGCAGAGGCTGGTCCGACACATGGCGGGAGCGATTCAGCCGCGACTATCCAACAGCTGAAGCCGACGTGCGGAGCGTATGCCACATGATCGGGGAACAAGTCGATGCGGAGGGGATTCGAA carries:
- a CDS encoding MDR family MFS transporter, which encodes MTTKPANPPADPRQPNAGPESTHQADPEPLPRRHIVLTMGGLMLAMFLASLDQTIVSTAMPRIVADLGGFDRFTWVTTAYLVASTTVVPIAGRLSDLYGRKAFFLGGICIFLVGSVLAGLSQSMNQLIAFRAIQGIGGGNIMAMSLITVGDLFSPAERGKYQGVVAGVFGISSVIGPTLGGFITDSLSWNWVFYVNMPLGLPVVALFIRFFPNIRPAGRMHRLDYAGMALLVLIVVPLLIGLSLGGVQYEWFSLQVIGVLAFAAVMTLVFVVVERRASDPIMPLSIYSNRAVSVSLVAVFLTGFGMFGSIIFIPLFFQGVLGASATSSGSFLTPMMLGMVVAAGLSGQALSRLGGHYRMQGLVGIVVMGVGIALISRMTADTSFGQAVASIVITGIGLGITFPSFTIAVQNAIPPNQLGAATAATQFYRSVGGALGLAVLGSYMANRFATGLDDALPPPIRQALPEGQLAEMSNNPQALVNPEALDQLQTAFADRGPQGAAMLEQLLTALRETLASAIGDVFLVVTVALAVAFVVTIFLKEVPLRTRRPGVRPD